GATTTGTAAACAGATGAATGTCGGACAAGTAGCGCTTATCGAAGAAACACAAGTCCCAACGACTATTGCTGTCGCACCTGTGAAAGTGGAAGCCGCTCCCGTTCAAAAGCAGGAAGAAATACAAACACCATCGACAATTACTGAGGACACATCGGTTCATAAAATTACTTCCCCAATGGTGGGAACATTTTATTCGGCTCAATCACCTGATTCTGATGTCTATGTAAGAGTGGGGGATCAAATAAAAGAAGACACAGTGGTATGTATTGTGGAAGCCATGAAGCTTATGAATGAGCTTGAAGCGGAAGTTAGTGGTGAAATTGTTGAAATCTTTGTGGAAAATGGTCAGGTTGTTGAATATGGCCAGCCCTTGTTCCTCGTAAAAACAGCATAAGCAATAAAATTTAAACACTGATAGGAGAGGACTCACAGCATGGATATGTTCGA
The DNA window shown above is from Peribacillus sp. FSL P2-0133 and carries:
- the accB gene encoding acetyl-CoA carboxylase biotin carboxyl carrier protein, translating into MFKMNDIKELIRAVDRSSIGELTIKGENDQQITICKQMNVGQVALIEETQVPTTIAVAPVKVEAAPVQKQEEIQTPSTITEDTSVHKITSPMVGTFYSAQSPDSDVYVRVGDQIKEDTVVCIVEAMKLMNELEAEVSGEIVEIFVENGQVVEYGQPLFLVKTA